Proteins found in one Alphaproteobacteria bacterium genomic segment:
- a CDS encoding S41 family peptidase: MMKRFATLFFIVTAALLSSCRDSSKESRSQVKFSEPVIAKTLEKVRQLYVENPDEKKMLEGALNGMLMALDPYSCFFNEESYKIYTQSTKGEFGGLGIEVIPINGVLKVIAPMDDMPAQKAGIKAGDLITHVDNMAISSLAPEEVFKRLHGKPGTTVALKISRGFTQPYTVKITRELITVNPVKYRAEGTVGYIKISYFNDHTTDKLIESISALQKSLGKSLHGIVLDLRNNPGGTLDQAVSVCNLFLNSGTIVQVKGRNKIHNQTVKAKGKDLVKDIPIAVLINPGSASASEIVAAALRDNHRAVLIGEKSFGKGSIQGIYPLEEFGGFKITIALFYTPKGEEIQGRGIEPDITINTSSPELIKEQSKETTSEDKQLQRALDLLNGLWAIKLRP; the protein is encoded by the coding sequence TTGATGAAGCGATTCGCGACTTTATTTTTTATTGTTACAGCAGCCCTTCTTTCGAGTTGCCGAGATTCATCTAAAGAATCTCGATCACAAGTCAAGTTTTCAGAACCTGTTATTGCCAAGACCCTTGAAAAAGTGCGCCAACTCTATGTCGAAAATCCGGATGAAAAGAAAATGCTGGAAGGCGCTCTTAATGGAATGCTCATGGCCCTTGATCCCTATTCTTGCTTCTTTAATGAAGAATCTTATAAAATCTATACCCAGTCCACAAAAGGTGAATTTGGTGGCCTCGGCATTGAAGTTATTCCAATCAATGGAGTCCTTAAAGTGATTGCCCCCATGGATGACATGCCCGCTCAAAAAGCAGGCATCAAAGCCGGTGATCTCATTACGCATGTCGACAACATGGCTATTTCAAGCCTCGCGCCGGAAGAAGTCTTTAAGCGACTCCACGGGAAACCAGGTACAACGGTCGCCTTAAAGATTAGCCGCGGTTTTACACAACCCTATACGGTCAAAATTACTCGTGAACTCATTACAGTTAATCCCGTTAAATATCGGGCCGAAGGGACTGTTGGCTATATTAAAATTAGTTACTTTAATGACCATACGACCGACAAGCTCATAGAAAGCATCTCCGCCCTTCAAAAGAGCTTGGGCAAATCCTTGCATGGAATTGTTTTGGATTTAAGGAACAACCCCGGTGGCACGCTTGATCAAGCTGTTTCTGTGTGCAACTTATTTTTAAATTCAGGGACAATCGTCCAAGTGAAAGGACGCAACAAGATCCACAACCAAACAGTTAAAGCAAAGGGCAAAGATCTCGTCAAAGATATCCCCATTGCCGTTCTCATTAATCCAGGATCTGCATCAGCCTCAGAAATTGTAGCCGCTGCCCTTCGAGATAATCATCGTGCCGTTCTCATTGGAGAAAAATCTTTTGGTAAAGGGTCTATTCAAGGAATATATCCCCTGGAGGAATTTGGAGGCTTTAAGATCACGATTGCCCTTTTCTATACGCCCAAAGGTGAAGAAATACAAGGACGCGGAATTGAGCCTGATATTACCATCAACACCTCTTCACCTGAACTTATAAAGGAACAATCGAAAGAGACAACATCTGAGGATAAACAACTACAAAGAGCCCTTGATCTCTTAAACGGTCTATGGGCCATTAAATTACGACCATGA
- a CDS encoding TetR/AcrR family transcriptional regulator, translated as MKTPQTPKRTYNADGRNAQAALTKSRILDCAKSLFEKEGYEKVTIEAIALASQVSVPSIYAIFKSKGGIVRLLMEEALSPERRQSLLNELAEKQIPEDRLAIASKISRQIYDAEKSMMDIFRGAAVLAPELKKLEEEREQRRYNRLEEGIRNMAEKGLLPSDLTLSKAHDILWAFTGRDMYRLFVIERGWTSDDYERWLSQLLVKTLIGNHKVNV; from the coding sequence TTGAAAACGCCCCAAACACCTAAGAGAACTTATAATGCTGATGGCAGAAACGCCCAAGCTGCTCTCACAAAAAGTCGGATTTTAGATTGTGCCAAGTCCCTTTTTGAAAAAGAGGGTTATGAGAAAGTGACCATTGAGGCCATTGCCCTTGCTTCTCAAGTTTCAGTCCCTTCCATTTATGCGATCTTTAAGTCCAAGGGAGGTATTGTACGCCTCTTAATGGAGGAAGCTCTCTCTCCAGAACGGCGCCAATCGCTTTTGAATGAATTGGCTGAAAAGCAAATCCCTGAAGACCGTCTTGCGATTGCCTCTAAAATCTCCCGACAAATATATGATGCTGAAAAATCCATGATGGATATTTTTCGAGGCGCAGCAGTGCTTGCGCCTGAATTAAAAAAACTCGAAGAAGAAAGAGAACAGCGTCGGTATAATCGTCTTGAAGAAGGGATAAGAAATATGGCCGAGAAAGGTCTTCTTCCCTCCGATCTTACCCTTTCTAAAGCCCATGATATTCTATGGGCTTTCACGGGCCGAGATATGTATCGCCTCTTCGTCATTGAAAGAGGATGGACTTCTGATGACTACGAACGATGGTTATCTCAGCTGCTTGTAAAGACCTTGATCGGAAATCATAAAGTTAACGTGTGA
- the gpmI gene encoding 2,3-bisphosphoglycerate-independent phosphoglycerate mutase, with protein sequence MPSIPGMPVILCILDGWGIAPSSKINGISTAYTPAWNHFMSTYPHAELLASDLSVGLPPGQMGNSEVGHMTIGAGRIIMQDLPRIDTSLKQGPHGTQLETDSHFTQFIAKLKMSGGACHVMGLLSPGGVHSHQSHIEAIVGILKKNDIPIHVHAILDGRDTPPQSAYDYIQEFLKNTDHPLSTIGGRYFAMDRDNRWDRIEKAYQCLVFGQGPSTKDPLVLLRDQYKHGVGDEFLEPHCVGQYPGMKEGDGLFMVNFRADRVRQILSALLQPDFKAFDRGRPVSFAATLAMGEYSKELTPLIPPLFPKEQSTQTLGSIVAAAGLKQLRIAETEKYAHVTFFLNGGREEHFEGEDRIMVPSPDVATYDLKPEMSAKEVTDKVVEAITMRGDDKQYALIVINYANTDMVGHTGIQEAIQKAVETIDHCLSRLEDASKHAGYAMIITADHGNVEQMVDETTGIAHTAHTSNPVPFILVNGPESVSAVDNGQLSDLAPTILTLLGLPIPSDMTGTSLLREKRVHARA encoded by the coding sequence ATGCCCTCAATCCCTGGTATGCCTGTTATATTATGTATTTTGGATGGGTGGGGTATCGCGCCCTCTTCCAAGATCAATGGGATTTCGACAGCCTATACTCCGGCCTGGAATCACTTTATGTCCACCTACCCCCATGCCGAACTCCTTGCTTCTGATTTGTCTGTCGGACTTCCGCCCGGGCAAATGGGAAATTCAGAAGTGGGCCACATGACGATTGGCGCGGGTCGCATTATCATGCAAGACCTCCCTCGCATTGACACAAGCCTGAAACAGGGTCCACATGGGACGCAACTAGAAACAGACTCCCATTTTACACAATTCATTGCCAAATTGAAAATGTCCGGCGGTGCGTGCCATGTCATGGGGCTTCTTTCTCCCGGTGGGGTTCATTCCCACCAATCCCATATTGAAGCGATTGTTGGGATTTTAAAGAAAAATGACATCCCTATACATGTTCACGCTATCTTGGATGGTCGTGATACGCCCCCTCAAAGTGCTTATGACTATATACAAGAATTCTTGAAGAATACGGACCATCCTTTGTCCACTATTGGGGGGCGTTATTTTGCAATGGATCGTGACAATCGCTGGGACCGCATTGAAAAAGCTTATCAATGCCTTGTCTTTGGACAGGGCCCCTCAACCAAAGACCCTCTGGTCCTCCTGAGGGATCAATATAAACATGGGGTGGGAGATGAATTCCTTGAGCCCCATTGTGTTGGGCAATATCCGGGTATGAAGGAGGGGGATGGTCTATTTATGGTTAATTTCAGAGCCGATCGGGTTCGTCAAATTTTGAGCGCCCTCCTCCAGCCTGATTTTAAAGCATTTGACCGCGGACGCCCGGTTTCTTTTGCTGCGACCTTGGCCATGGGAGAATATTCCAAAGAATTAACCCCCCTGATCCCTCCCCTCTTTCCCAAGGAACAATCAACACAGACTCTTGGTTCTATTGTTGCAGCGGCAGGCCTTAAGCAACTACGCATTGCCGAAACGGAGAAATACGCTCACGTCACTTTCTTTTTAAATGGAGGCCGGGAGGAACATTTCGAGGGTGAGGATCGCATCATGGTTCCTTCTCCTGATGTTGCGACTTATGACTTGAAGCCAGAGATGTCCGCGAAGGAAGTTACAGATAAGGTTGTGGAAGCAATAACCATGAGGGGGGACGATAAGCAATATGCCCTGATTGTTATCAACTATGCCAACACGGATATGGTTGGTCACACAGGGATACAAGAGGCCATTCAAAAAGCCGTTGAAACAATCGATCATTGCTTGAGTCGTCTTGAAGATGCCTCAAAACATGCCGGATATGCCATGATTATCACAGCAGATCACGGTAACGTTGAGCAAATGGTCGATGAAACAACAGGCATCGCCCATACAGCTCACACAAGCAATCCAGTGCCCTTTATCTTGGTTAATGGGCCAGAATCTGTTTCGGCTGTTGACAATGGTCAGTTGAGTGACCTTGCCCCAACCATTTTAACACTGCTTGGATTGCCGATTCCATCTGACATGACGGGAACTTCTTTGTTACGGGAGAAGCGCGTCCATGCTCGCGCGTAA
- a CDS encoding peptidoglycan DD-metalloendopeptidase family protein has product MLARKIIIFFSLLSITGGNAAPSSPAVTQKAATQKLIAIAATIQKHEAQLSVVEHDLERTREEEKAILSELEHYNHRLMDTIHYLRHATQFSPLLAMLSASKPDDVIHSSMLLRSITPEIHIRNQQLLEKVKYLSNIRTQLEAKKNELHDLTFHYHQERDTLNSLLTNRSTGNLLPDDKLDNDGGILTLKTPVSGKLIPTYGNSSPEWASFTQGVLFVTRPGAHVVAPISGKIAFAGDYAKGQGKMIIVETSNSHVVMSGLGSLNCTLGQNIAAGEPIGRMTIKQRKTTKGSAPLLPQLYLEVWHQEKTVNPQSVLKDQRSNS; this is encoded by the coding sequence ATGCTCGCGCGTAAGATAATAATATTTTTCTCTCTCCTATCCATTACAGGGGGGAATGCAGCGCCTTCCTCACCAGCAGTTACACAAAAGGCTGCGACTCAAAAACTGATTGCTATCGCCGCAACCATACAAAAGCACGAAGCCCAACTATCTGTTGTCGAGCATGATTTAGAACGGACACGCGAAGAAGAAAAAGCCATTTTGAGTGAGTTAGAACACTATAATCACCGCTTAATGGACACCATTCATTATTTGCGTCATGCAACCCAATTTTCCCCACTCTTGGCTATGCTTTCTGCCTCAAAACCAGATGATGTGATTCACAGCTCCATGCTTTTGCGGTCAATCACCCCTGAAATTCACATTCGTAACCAGCAGCTTCTTGAAAAGGTTAAATATTTATCCAACATTCGCACCCAACTTGAAGCCAAGAAGAATGAGCTGCATGATCTTACCTTTCACTACCATCAAGAACGCGACACTTTAAACAGCCTGCTCACAAATCGGTCTACGGGAAACCTGTTGCCAGACGATAAGCTTGACAATGATGGTGGTATTCTCACTTTGAAGACACCCGTTAGTGGAAAATTGATACCCACTTACGGAAATTCAAGTCCTGAATGGGCGTCCTTTACCCAAGGCGTGCTCTTTGTTACACGCCCTGGCGCCCACGTCGTGGCGCCCATCTCCGGGAAAATAGCTTTTGCAGGCGATTATGCAAAAGGTCAAGGAAAGATGATTATTGTTGAAACATCAAATTCTCATGTTGTCATGTCTGGGTTGGGGTCTTTAAACTGCACATTAGGACAAAATATTGCAGCCGGGGAACCCATAGGACGTATGACAATAAAACAGCGAAAAACGACTAAAGGGTCTGCTCCTCTTCTTCCACAATTATACCTTGAGGTTTGGCACCAGGAAAAAACCGTCAACCCCCAATCTGTCCTTAAAGATCAACGGAGCAACTCTTGA
- a CDS encoding nuclear transport factor 2 family protein, translating into MNTPLSVATKYYTAMGNKNMDGMGKFLHPDISFQGPLAQIEGKEGVLDAAIKLASIINGVNIRRKFENKDQAMLVLDLDFPAPVGHFPSASLVTVKEGLITNIELFYDARPLDDQKRDAIFSKK; encoded by the coding sequence ATGAATACACCTTTATCAGTAGCGACAAAATATTACACGGCCATGGGCAATAAAAATATGGATGGGATGGGAAAGTTCTTACATCCGGATATTTCATTTCAGGGGCCTCTGGCTCAAATTGAAGGAAAAGAAGGTGTTCTTGATGCTGCCATAAAACTTGCCAGCATCATTAATGGCGTAAACATTCGGCGAAAGTTTGAAAATAAAGATCAAGCCATGCTTGTACTTGATTTAGATTTTCCGGCACCTGTAGGGCATTTTCCATCAGCCTCTCTTGTAACAGTTAAAGAGGGTCTCATCACAAATATTGAACTCTTTTATGATGCGCGCCCGCTTGATGATCAGAAGAGGGACGCTATATTTTCAAAGAAATAG